The genome window TCGACAATTTTGTTTCTCAGGCAATTCTTGCTAATGTTGCCAATTCTAAGTTACTTCACGCGGAATATTTAGAAGATGAAGAAGCTTATTTCGTGGTTTTAGATTTGCCTGGGGGTGCAACTATCAGCGTGCAAGAAAACGATCGCCCTCTGACTCGGTTGGATGCTTACCGGGGACTTATGGCTTTTATTGCTGACGATTTTTGCTACACCGTAAGCTGTCAGCGAATTTATCACGAGGGGGATGAATTGGGTTCCTTGGAGTCTGAAGTTGAGGGAATTATGAACAAGATTTTTGAGTTTATTGAGACAATTGAATTCGGGCCGATCGAATAAACAAGACTTATTTAGGGGGTTGAAAACCCGGTTTCTTTCTAGATGTCTCGCTGCTTAACCCTGTATTTTTAGAGAAACCGGGTTTTTTTGCCAAAAATTCTCAGGATACTATCTCGTTTCCGGTCGATCGACCAAAATCCACCTGGTTGGTAGTCAGGACTTGAGTTTTCATTACTTGCCCGATCGCGGTTATTGTACCGCACTGCTAGATCTTAGAGGTTTTTTACGATAAAAGAGTGCGATCGAGAACAGGGTTTTTTGACCCGTGATCGATCGCACTTCCAGATACATTCAGTCAACCGCAGCCGAGAGACAGCAGCAATTAGCCGCCATTTTCGACTAATTAGTAGTCTGAGCTTCCACCAATCTTTGCTTGAGTTCTTCCAGAGCACTCGCCCAGCGCGGATCTGGCTGCACCGAGCCGGAATCAGCGCTCGACACCGTTGCTGCTGACTGATTGCGGCGAGACTTGTTGCTGTCACCCCGACGGCGATTGCTTTTGCTGGAGGCGCCACCACCTTGGGTAGGGGGAGCCGAGCGCTGCTGTTGCTGCGGCACAGGTGCTGGCACTGACGACGCGGAAACCAACTGCGGTGACTGCGGCGACGACTGCTGCTGATCGTCTTCGCCCTTCTCAGATTTACCCTTAGAGCGGGGCAGTGCCTTCTCTATTTTCAGCGGGTTTTCTTTGAACATCAAGCCGTTGTATTTCTCAATAACTTGGTCGGCTTGTTCGTCGGTTAGCACCGTCACAAAACCGAATCCTCTGCATTTTCCAGTTTTGCGGTCTGTAATTACCTTTGTGGTAACAGATTCGCCCTCCGGCGCAAAAACTTCTTGCAATTCTTGGCGATCGAGTTCCTTCGGTAGATTGCCAACATAAAGACGAATAGACATGAAAAATTCCTCCCGACTTGGATTTTAATTAATTTGCTCGAACAGAATTACCTGAAGTCAACTGAATATTGACTTCAGGCAAACACCACATAACCCGAGAATTGGCGCATTCCTCCCACCAACCTTGACAGCTCCCCCCACCTTTTAGAACAAAAAGATGATTTACTCTGATAAGGCCGGAACTTAACCGCCGATGCAGAGAGCTTTTAAATCTCAGGTTGTTGTGTAAACTTTTAGTCATCACTCAAATGTTTAGGCTATTGGCTATTCTGTATTACTTGCTTCCGGTTTTGATTCAGAATGTTTATAGCCAGCGCCGTCTAGAAATTTATGTCCAAGGATGTCAATTGCAAGCGATCGGAATGCCAGTATTCAGTTTAATACAGTGATGGATAAAATGGCTAACATTTTTTCAGCCAGTAATCTTACCTCGATCCTAATCTCGCTCCTAATGCTGAGAACTACTCACTTACCCGGTATCCCTTAAATTGGGCCCGGCAGAGTCCGAGCATTCTTTAAAGGTATCACAGCCTTGGTAACAGAGCTAGTTATTTAGGAAGATTTCAGTCTGAATTTAACGGAAACCACATCTGAATCACTTTTGAGAATTCATCCCGCACAGCAAAAATAGCGCTCGAAAAAAAACAGCCGACAAGCGGCTGGCTGTACTTGCTGTGTTGGGAGGTTGACAATTTTTACGCAATGCCTTAAGGGATTTTAGCCAACTGAAGTTATCGCGCTGTTTGGTTCAATCCAATTCCTGTAAACTAATGTAACAGAGTGCTAGCAAAAAAGCAACTTTTCTTTACAAATGAACGAGGAAGTTCGGCAACGAGCAATGTACGGGATGTAACGGATGTAACTGATGTAACCGATAGACTCTTCGGGTGTGCCACAAGCACCGAGAACATCGGGTAGGGTGTACGCGGCGCACCGAGAAGATCGATCGCCCATCCCCCGTTGAACTCAAAACTCATCTGGGGCTGCGCGTTGTGCGCGATCGAGTGCGGCAATCTGATAACTATTCCTCATACCTGTAAAAAATGCAATTGCAGGCAACCTCGAAACCCTTATGCAGTAAGTCATTTCCCATTCTTCAATCTAAAATCCCCAATCTAAAATCCAAAATAGTCTCACCTTGGGCCCTGGATAATAATGTATGCGCCCCAAAAAGCAGCAGCAAAAGCCAAAATCGCAGACCAAATCGGATGTCCGCTGTCACTAACCCTCCCTCCTTGACTGCGGAGACTTTCAAGGTCGATCGCCACAGTAGCACCCCGGCGCAGCCAACCAGTGGCCACAACAGATTTTCCGATCAAATCGCTGGGGCGAGTCGTCTCTTTGAACAAAAATGGCCATAAAGAGCCAATGTAGCCAAACCTCGAAACATAATGCAACCTCACCAAACCCGTCGCCGTTTGCAAAATCAAATCTTGTCCCAGCCAATTACCCATACCCGATCGACCCAAAAGTTGCCCTTCCAGCCGCACCGGTTCAGCATCCAGCGGCAAACTCTCGGGATTTGACAAAATTTCCGGCAAACTCGGCGAAGCGGTTTCTTGCGGTGTAATGTCCGGGAAAAAATAATTGATCCGCATCAAAGTACCGATGCTAAATCCGATCGGCAAACAGCCCCAAATAATCGATCGATCGCCCCAAAGCCAATCCAACTGCCAGATACTCGTCCTCGAAAAAATCCCCCCAATCAGCCAAAGCACCCCGACTATCGCCAAACTCATCGGAATCCCAAAAAACGGCGCACCCTGTAAAAATAGTTTTGAGTCTTTAAATTCGATTATTGACTTAAACAGAGACAATTTTCCTTTCTTGGGTTGTTCTGGCACTCCCGCGTTTGCCAAATCTAACTCTGTCTCCAGTTGCCAGAATTGAGCGTAAAGGGCCAACAGCTTCAAACGCTCTCCCAGCAAAGGATGCGCGCGGTTAACCGTCAACCAGTTGCGCTCGCGATTGCTGACATCCCACAGCAAAATCTGTTCCAGCGGCGCGTGTAATGCAGCAGAACCAAGGCTTACAGCTTGTCCGACGCCTACGGGTAACAATAGATCGAAACTTTCGAGGAAAAAGCTAGTTTGTTTTTGCTGTTCGATATTACCAGCAATGCCGATCGCAATTTTAGCCAGTGCCCGCGTCAAACCGTTAGGATTGCCCGTAATTTCCGCAGCAGTCCGATCGCTAAAATACACTCTGCGGCGCGACAGCCACAACATCGGCCAGCGCAACAACTTATAAATCCCGTAACTGGTAGCAGAAATAGCAGCGGCCACAAATTTGACAGCAGAACGCAAAAACTCGATCGTCATTAAATCACACAACCGCTCTTGCCAGTGCGCCACCTGCCAATAAATCAAGTAAGGAATTTGAATCACCAGCAGCGCCAGGGACATCGGCGCAAAATCCCAGTGAGAAATATGGCCCAACTCCCGCGCGAAAATAGCAGCAATTTCATCATCCGTCAACTGTTCCAACAGCCCGCGACTCACAGCAATCCGAGCAAAACGGGGCAAACAGCCGTAACTGAAAGCTACAGGAACATTCAGCGGCAATAGTTTCAGCACCGGCACCGGCATATTTTGCTTGGTACAAAAACTTCGCAGTACCCGGCTA of Oscillatoria nigro-viridis PCC 7112 contains these proteins:
- a CDS encoding zinc metalloprotease HtpX encodes the protein MLKQLSIDQPSYLRKDAIASTVMASPHNQNSADSSVKESLEAGLAALKQKDYKSAIALLESVTQTAANGPSGIRAQMGLVAAYKATGNLKKAIALCSSLAKSPNSQVKTWADRALTELTPPPPPKPPANKPKSAETPPETGFVAFDAGTKSPKKSIGGDGLRPASLRPTSDQKTGFLPLEPTAAPGNAKSQHISPPPPPPTPPIRATSEGGHGGTAPTETAPDTEISGENSSGSPTDIPAVASPDTYQLTWRQAGRAKSPRPLKPLKLLEFRVEAVASAIALFFLARFVLQFLLTNTNSLLVQLYIFTRLPIFAPIQLFYRDPTPFVQMVFGLLLASSPWLIDALLKLFCGIETLRGSVLSKHSKEASRVLRSFCTKQNMPVPVLKLLPLNVPVAFSYGCLPRFARIAVSRGLLEQLTDDEIAAIFARELGHISHWDFAPMSLALLVIQIPYLIYWQVAHWQERLCDLMTIEFLRSAVKFVAAAISATSYGIYKLLRWPMLWLSRRRVYFSDRTAAEITGNPNGLTRALAKIAIGIAGNIEQQKQTSFFLESFDLLLPVGVGQAVSLGSAALHAPLEQILLWDVSNRERNWLTVNRAHPLLGERLKLLALYAQFWQLETELDLANAGVPEQPKKGKLSLFKSIIEFKDSKLFLQGAPFFGIPMSLAIVGVLWLIGGIFSRTSIWQLDWLWGDRSIIWGCLPIGFSIGTLMRINYFFPDITPQETASPSLPEILSNPESLPLDAEPVRLEGQLLGRSGMGNWLGQDLILQTATGLVRLHYVSRFGYIGSLWPFLFKETTRPSDLIGKSVVATGWLRRGATVAIDLESLRSQGGRVSDSGHPIWSAILAFAAAFWGAYIIIQGPR
- a CDS encoding RNA recognition motif domain-containing protein, whose product is MSIRLYVGNLPKELDRQELQEVFAPEGESVTTKVITDRKTGKCRGFGFVTVLTDEQADQVIEKYNGLMFKENPLKIEKALPRSKGKSEKGEDDQQQSSPQSPQLVSASSVPAPVPQQQQRSAPPTQGGGASSKSNRRRGDSNKSRRNQSAATVSSADSGSVQPDPRWASALEELKQRLVEAQTTN